Within the Debaryomyces hansenii CBS767 chromosome E complete sequence genome, the region CCTTCAAAGAATGTCATGAAAcaccaaataatttttttagaTGTAGGCAACCTGTACTTGATAGTCATTGGAATGATAAGAAGTAAAATTTCTCCTAAATGAGCGGCATACAAAGAATAGAAAATGAGCGCAATATGcttttcaacaaatctTAATCCTTTAAATGCTGCAGTAGGTAAAAAAGTAATTAGTTTTGAAGCAATTGGATCTACTTCAAAAGATTCTTTTAAACTTTGCATATCATACATTCCTAACGACaagaaaccaaaaataAGATACCAAACTATGGCCTGACGTGGATAGAGAACTTTCGAAATTTGCTGGTGTGAATAGCCTTGCTTAGCAGCAGCATATTTCGCCATAGAAACCAACTTTCCTTTGACATCTTTCAAACTAGTTACTTTCTTATTTTCTGGTTCAGTTGCTGATTCCCAATCAATCGACAATGTTTGTGGAGATTTTGATTTAGTCGTATCGTAGACGATAACTAATTTTGTTTCGTTAACATCCACCATGTGAACAGATGGTTTGATGATGTCACTGGCCTTAATGTTTCCATAAACAACAACATAATCTATAACGGCCAATTGGTGGTCCTTGTTCATATGcttaataattctttgttttatttcttgCAGCATTTCTAATTACAGATGTTGGtgtatttattataaataaatataatttcgatcgtttttgaaattgttcaattggaatatttatGCGCGAGGTCCGGATATAAATTAAAACTGATTTCTTCTAACAACCTTATACTACATAGTCGTATTCTTCTActattcaagaagaaattaatgtTCTGAGATCTGTTACATGAGTGTTGTAAGTCAATAcagtatttatttaaaaataatataattttaaattattattacaattttAATAGAAAATTGATGCAATTGCGAAATATTAGAGATACATTCAATTTACGTCTCActttaatttttaattaaaaaatcattataaaatacaaataagTTGTTTAGTAAGAAAACAACCATTATAACCTATATGACATgaaagataagaaataaAACATTAGTAATCTAATGtcaaaagaataaaaaaaagaaaCTGATTTCGCCCAGGATCGAACTGGGGACGTTCTGCGTGTTAAGCAGATGCCATAACCAACTAGACCACGAAACCATTTctgaaaattatatttttggaAGTATTTATGAGATGAGTTGTCGCAagctttgaaaattaatatatattaacaATACCTAAATTATTCATACCAAAATTAACCAATTAATACTATAGTACAGTTTTTTTTTGAGTTGAATACCTATATTAAATCCATTAATAAAGCTCTTACCgttttcaaaaacttcaCGAATTCTCTATGATGGTTAAACTCATTTTCAAGTAATGTAATAATATCTGGAGCTAACGGTGGGAAAGAATCACCTACCTTGAACAATTCTCCACCAACTAACAACTCGCACCACACTTCTTTATCTAGGTCGTTTGGATCAATATTACTAAAGACGAATTTTAACGAATCTTGACCGATAACTTCGATCTTAAGCCCCAAATGCTGTTCGTACTTAAGCAATTCTGGATAGTCCTTTCGTAATTGTTCAGCTAAGTTATTCAGAGATTTTTCTAAGCTATCCGTTGTTGTTTGTACTTGACTGCTCAAGTTGTCTATTTCTGTTTGTAATTCGTCCTTCTCATCTAATAAGCTATCCTGTTTCCTTGCTAACTCATCTACTTTTAGCTGTTGCATCTGCAAATCTTCCATGGTTCGTTTTATGGTATCTTTCACCTTTATTTCTTTCTGCTTCAATCCTTCTATATCTGATTGTAACTGGGTTTCTTGGTTTTTTAATTCGTTCACTTTCACATAATGAAGCTGTTTATCGTTAATTATAGCTGACCTCTTTTGTGTTAATGCTGTATCGAACTTAGCAGAAAAGTCATTCATCAATGATTGTAAGGATTCAAACTCATCTATAGGTGATTTATTAGCAGTAGACATCTTTGTTTAtgattattgaataatactACAAAAACTAGGTTGTATTTGTTTACGTTTCTGTTACTCGCGacttgaaataaaaaaaatcataaatCAGTCTGTCTTATATATCGTCTTTTTTGTATTACAGAGATGATAAGGAATATTAAAGGACCAGAAAATTCTGCTCCACATCCAATTAAGTTATTAACACTTAACACTTGGGGCTTAAAATTTGTTTCCAAATTACGGAAAGAAAGATTGGAAGCTATAGGTGATAGATTAAGTAAACCGACTTCGCTTGATGAAGATTATGATATAGTAGCCTTACAGGAAGTATGGTGCGAAGAGGATTGGCTTTATATAAGTAACAAATGCAGAGAGAGATATCCatatagaagaatatttaaatcaGGAATTGTTTCAGGGCCAGGACTAGcaattttatcaaaaattccTATAGAGTCAACCTTTCTATATAGATTTCCAATTAATGGAAGACCATCAGCATTCTTTAGAGGTGATTGGCTTGTAGGTAAGAGTATTGCAATCACATTGTTAAAGCCACATACAAATGATTCATTACCAATTGCTATTTTGAATTCACATATGCATGCTCCATATGCTCAGACCGGTGATGCAAGTTATTCCTGTCATAGGGCATGTCAGGCATGGgatttttcaagatttgtTAATATGTTAAGGAAGTCTGGATATGCAGTAATACAAGTAGGTGATTTAAACTCCAAACCTGGTTCGTTACCATATAAATTGTTCACAGTTGATGGAGGGTTGAGTGATTCATGGGAAATTTGTCATAACAGTAAAAATAGTTCAATAATTGCACCGGAAGATATTGCGACTATGGATCCAAAAGAGCAAATACTAGTTGGGGGTATTACTTGTGATTCCCAATTAAATACTTGGAGAGCACACAGAGAGAGATGGGAAGCATGTAGGTTGGACTATGCATTAATCGATTCTTACAATATCAAACCTATTAACGCGAGTGTCAAATTTACCGATATATTACCACCACCTTTGAATTGTTCTTACTCTGACCACTTTGCGTATAGTACAGAATTGGTAATAGCTCTGAAAGTGGACTATCATTATAACGAAAACTCTGAGAACaacaatgaaaaattgaaggttTACCAAgaacttcttgaagaaattggacGTTATCAAAAGTATACCATACCTTTTCAAGCAAATTGGAGAAAAATGCATTTCTTTTTATCCATTATCGTGGTAATCGCTATACACGTAGGAATAACATTTGCATCAGAGAAAAAGGCATGGTCGTCAGTCTTATTACTTTTCTTAAGCACTGTTGTTGGAATAACAGGAGTCATCAATGGGATGATTTGGTATTTTGGAGTCAGGTCTGAACTGAGAGCTTTACAAGAAGTGGAAATGGAAGTCGAAGATGTATATGCGTTGATTAAAGATGCATAGATTACTTagtttataaatatacaaatatataaaatatagGATTAATCATTATATCTAAATGAAGTATAATCTCTCAGaatgaaatcaaacaaTAATAGGGCGTGTGGTCTAGTGGTATGATTCTCGCTTTGGGCGACAGTTTAGGAAACTAAATTGATTACTACAAGCATGCGAGAGGCCCTGGGTTCAATTCCCAGCTCGCCCCATTTTTTTATGCGTATTCTAAATACTGCAAAAC harbors:
- a CDS encoding DEHA2E20218p (weakly similar to sgd|S0002884 uniprot|Q03362 Saccharomyces cerevisiae YDR476c hypothetical protein), encoding MSQEIKQRIIKHMNKDHQLAVIDYVVVYGNIKASDIIKPSVHMVDVNETKLVIVYDTTKSKSPQTLSIDWESATEPENKKVTSLKDVKGKLVSMAKYAAAKQGYSHQQISKVLYPRQAIVWYLIFGFLSLGMYDMQSLKESFEVDPIASKLITFLPTAAFKGLRFVEKHIALIFYSLYAAHLGEILLLIIPMTIKYRLPTSKKIIWCFMTFFEGVFSYTRFKTLVDDK
- a CDS encoding DEHA2E20262p (similar to uniprot|Q10430 Schizosaccharomyces pombe spc25 Kinetochore protein), which encodes MSTANKSPIDEFESLQSLMNDFSAKFDTALTQKRSAIINDKQLHYVKVNELKNQETQLQSDIEGLKQKEIKVKDTIKRTMEDLQMQQLKVDELARKQDSLLDEKDELQTEIDNLSSQVQTTTDSLEKSSNNLAEQLRKDYPELLKYEQHLGLKIEVIGQDSLKFVFSNIDPNDLDKEVWCELLVGGELFKVGDSFPPLAPDIITLLENEFNHHREFVKFLKTVRALLMDLI
- a CDS encoding DEHA2E20284p (similar to uniprot|P40015 Saccharomyces cerevisiae YER019W ISC1 Inositol phosphosphingolipid phospholipase C hydrolyzes inositolphosphosphingolipids activated by phosphatidylserine cardiolipin and phosphatidylglycerol mediates Na and Li halotolerance contains a P loop-like domain), which codes for MIRNIKGPENSAPHPIKLLTLNTWGLKFVSKLRKERLEAIGDRLSKPTSLDEDYDIVALQEVWCEEDWLYISNKCRERYPYRRIFKSGIVSGPGLAILSKIPIESTFLYRFPINGRPSAFFRGDWLVGKSIAITLLKPHTNDSLPIAILNSHMHAPYAQTGDASYSCHRACQAWDFSRFVNMLRKSGYAVIQVGDLNSKPGSLPYKLFTVDGGLSDSWEICHNSKNSSIIAPEDIATMDPKEQILVGGITCDSQLNTWRAHRERWEACRLDYALIDSYNIKPINASVKFTDILPPPLNCSYSDHFAYSTELVIASKVDYHYNENSENNNEKLKVYQELLEEIGRYQKYTIPFQANWRKMHFFLSIIVVIAIHVGITFASEKKAWSSVLLLFLSTVVGITGVINGMIWYFGVRSESRALQEVEMEVEDVYALIKDA